One genomic region from Solwaraspora sp. WMMD792 encodes:
- a CDS encoding iron ABC transporter permease — protein MPTGIRPTPGAVATRPVAASGVDRRAVVGGLGTLLSLGVALVVAAGWHLTQGTSGVGLADLLAAAGGGETGADEAVREILLGSRLPRLAAGIAVGFALGVAGALFQSLARNTLASPDTLAVTAGAYFAVSAVAAFGLGVPLWASGVVAFVGGLLAAGLVLGLAGGAGSSTTRLVLAGSVVAMALQSATAAVLIGFQQETTGLFAWGSGSLSQLGLTAFGQAAPVVVGATAVAGLLARRLDLLGLGDDTAGALGVPVRATRAVGTVLAVLLTAAAVTLAGPIGFVGLCAPAVTRMSARFVPALHRHAVLVPAAGLVGALTVVLADGVIRALLGADRAGQVPTGVATTLVGAVLLIVLARRVRDSGPSRQPPGSRMGPRSRRRYWTVLAVVGVTAAGAGLLGLLAGNTWLLTGDIALWLSGEGPPVIRFALDERAPRVAAALAAGGALALSGSLVQATCRNPLAEPGILGITGGAGLAAVIVVTGGVGGNATMIAAATGGALAAFGLVYSVAWRGGLHTDRLVLIGVGVWYAATALTTYLLVRSNPWDTPMIYTWLSGTTYGRSWTQVVPVVVALLVALPVALASRRELDLIAIDEDTPRIVGVGLERIRLLVLAVAAVLAALSVTAIGVVGFVGLVAPHAARALVGGRHARIIPVAVLLGAVLLGLADTVGRTVVAPAQLPAGLAVALIGAPYFVYLLARSRA, from the coding sequence GTGCCCACGGGGATCCGTCCGACGCCGGGCGCCGTCGCCACCCGACCGGTTGCGGCGTCCGGTGTGGACCGCCGGGCCGTGGTCGGCGGGTTGGGCACCCTGCTGTCGCTCGGGGTGGCCCTGGTGGTCGCCGCCGGCTGGCACCTGACCCAGGGCACCTCGGGGGTGGGGCTCGCCGACCTGCTCGCGGCGGCGGGCGGCGGGGAGACGGGTGCCGACGAGGCGGTCCGGGAGATCCTGCTCGGCTCCCGGCTCCCACGGCTGGCGGCCGGGATCGCGGTCGGCTTCGCCCTCGGCGTCGCCGGCGCGCTGTTCCAGTCGCTGGCCCGCAACACACTCGCCTCACCGGACACCCTCGCGGTGACCGCGGGGGCGTACTTCGCCGTCAGTGCGGTCGCGGCGTTCGGCCTCGGTGTGCCGCTCTGGGCGTCGGGCGTCGTCGCCTTCGTCGGCGGGCTGCTGGCCGCCGGTCTCGTTCTGGGTCTCGCCGGCGGCGCGGGCAGCTCGACGACTCGTCTCGTCCTGGCCGGCTCCGTCGTCGCGATGGCGTTGCAGTCGGCCACGGCCGCGGTGCTGATCGGCTTCCAGCAGGAGACGACCGGGCTGTTCGCCTGGGGCAGCGGATCGCTGAGCCAGCTCGGGCTGACCGCCTTCGGGCAGGCCGCACCGGTCGTGGTCGGCGCCACGGCGGTGGCCGGGCTGCTGGCCCGCCGACTCGACCTGCTGGGTCTCGGTGACGACACGGCCGGGGCGCTGGGCGTACCGGTCCGGGCGACCCGGGCGGTCGGGACGGTGCTCGCGGTGCTGCTCACCGCGGCGGCGGTGACCCTGGCCGGCCCGATCGGGTTCGTCGGTCTCTGCGCGCCGGCGGTGACCCGGATGTCGGCACGGTTCGTACCGGCGCTGCACCGGCACGCCGTACTGGTGCCGGCGGCGGGTCTGGTCGGCGCGCTGACGGTCGTCCTGGCCGACGGGGTGATCCGCGCCCTGCTCGGCGCGGACCGGGCCGGCCAGGTGCCGACCGGGGTGGCCACCACCCTGGTCGGAGCGGTCCTGCTCATCGTGCTGGCCCGCCGGGTACGCGACTCCGGCCCGAGCCGGCAACCGCCGGGCAGCCGGATGGGGCCCCGGAGTCGCCGCCGGTACTGGACGGTCCTGGCGGTCGTCGGCGTGACCGCCGCCGGCGCCGGGCTGCTCGGCCTGCTCGCCGGCAACACCTGGCTGCTCACCGGCGACATCGCGCTCTGGCTGTCCGGTGAGGGACCGCCCGTCATCCGCTTCGCGCTGGACGAACGGGCACCACGGGTGGCGGCGGCGCTGGCCGCCGGGGGTGCCCTCGCGTTGTCCGGCTCCCTGGTCCAGGCGACCTGCCGCAATCCGCTCGCCGAGCCGGGAATCCTCGGCATCACCGGTGGTGCCGGGCTGGCCGCGGTGATCGTGGTGACCGGCGGCGTCGGCGGCAACGCGACGATGATCGCCGCCGCCACCGGCGGCGCGCTGGCCGCCTTCGGTCTGGTCTACTCCGTGGCCTGGCGAGGCGGGCTGCACACCGACCGGCTGGTCCTGATCGGGGTCGGGGTCTGGTACGCGGCGACCGCCCTGACGACCTATCTGCTGGTGCGGTCGAATCCGTGGGACACGCCGATGATCTACACGTGGCTGTCCGGCACGACGTACGGCCGCAGTTGGACCCAGGTCGTCCCGGTGGTGGTCGCCCTGCTGGTGGCGCTGCCGGTCGCCCTGGCCTCCCGCCGCGAGCTGGACCTGATCGCGATCGACGAGGACACGCCCCGGATCGTCGGTGTCGGTCTGGAACGGATCCGTCTCCTGGTGCTGGCGGTCGCCGCCGTGCTGGCCGCGTTGAGCGTGACCGCGATCGGTGTCGTCGGCTTCGTCGGACTGGTCGCGCCGCACGCCGCCCGGGCGCTCGTCGGCGGCCGGCACGCCCGGATCATCCCGGTCGCGGTGCTGCTCGGTGCGGTCCTGCTCGGACTGGCCGACACCGTGGGCCGTACCGTCGTCGCGCCGGCCCAGCTGCCGGCCGGCCTGGCGGTGGCGTTGATCGGTGCCCCGTACTTCGTCTACCTACTGGCCCGTTCCCGGGCCTGA
- a CDS encoding family 16 glycoside hydrolase, translating to MAVNPDDRGGPVRPSRPPTRPRRSLTALAAVLAMVLTSTLAAAPVNARPTHGGPPEYRAAQVLTWTAGNDVTAYTSAPTIAEPGPATLVFENSAATGNTSGMQHTLTFETGDPTYNQDVNVNILADPYDANGGLWTVDVVLTSGTYRYFCAIPGHGLMNGLLVVSDDSTEDTTAPQVTAALSGPRDDDGAYLGAATVTLTATDDMSGVDTIEHSLDGGGFSEYTAPVTVNEPGQHTVAYRATDIAGNTSDPQSVTFTVAPPPDPDTTAPTVTAAVSGAQSADGSYLDTATVTVTATDDDSGVASVEYSLDSGAYTDYTAPVTVNSPGTHTVSYRATDEAGNTSDPGSVTFTVVAGGGDPQCPVLDTRPTVWLGTRNSGVTNRQVGPGCTINNLIASERIWRNHNEFMQHVRAVVKNLREQGVISQAERVTLIDTAKLSAVGKSDAHTGYQSILNRSGASFDQWEQVGAGGFTRNADGSVTSRPVAGLGLLWFPIRSYGDFSMKLQWRDDAPGDARANSGVFVRFPAVHQHPQEPRPEWVAIKYGHEVQIFDSPDGDRYKTGSVYGFDGVDVDAAGVTPKGTWNDYEIRVVGQHYSIFRNGELVNEFVNTPDLVFDPPRADDPGGAGRQRTEGYLGLQVHGADDIVSFRNVRIAPLTP from the coding sequence ATGGCAGTCAACCCTGACGATCGCGGCGGGCCCGTCCGCCCGAGCAGACCGCCGACCAGGCCGAGACGATCGCTGACCGCGCTGGCGGCCGTGCTCGCCATGGTCCTCACCAGTACCTTGGCCGCGGCTCCGGTCAACGCCCGCCCGACCCACGGCGGTCCACCGGAGTACCGGGCCGCCCAGGTGCTGACCTGGACCGCCGGCAACGACGTCACCGCGTACACCTCGGCACCGACCATCGCCGAGCCCGGACCGGCGACGCTGGTCTTCGAGAACAGCGCCGCGACCGGCAACACCAGCGGCATGCAGCACACGCTCACCTTCGAGACCGGGGACCCGACCTACAACCAGGACGTGAACGTCAACATCCTGGCCGACCCGTACGACGCCAACGGCGGCCTGTGGACGGTCGACGTGGTACTCACCTCGGGGACGTACCGGTACTTCTGCGCCATCCCCGGCCACGGCCTGATGAACGGGCTGCTGGTGGTCAGCGACGACAGCACCGAGGACACCACCGCGCCCCAGGTGACCGCGGCACTGTCCGGGCCGCGCGACGACGACGGGGCCTACCTCGGTGCCGCCACCGTCACCCTCACCGCCACCGACGACATGTCCGGTGTCGACACCATCGAACACTCCCTCGACGGCGGCGGGTTCAGCGAGTACACCGCACCGGTCACGGTCAACGAGCCGGGCCAGCACACGGTCGCCTACCGGGCGACCGACATCGCCGGCAACACCTCGGACCCGCAGTCGGTCACCTTCACCGTCGCCCCGCCACCGGACCCGGACACCACCGCACCCACGGTGACCGCGGCCGTGTCCGGCGCACAGAGCGCGGACGGCTCCTACCTCGACACCGCAACGGTCACCGTCACCGCCACCGACGACGACTCCGGGGTCGCCAGTGTCGAGTACTCCCTCGACAGCGGCGCCTACACCGACTACACCGCCCCGGTGACGGTGAACAGCCCGGGTACGCACACGGTCAGCTACCGCGCCACCGACGAAGCCGGCAACACCTCCGACCCCGGATCGGTCACCTTCACCGTGGTCGCCGGCGGCGGCGACCCGCAGTGCCCGGTGCTGGACACCCGCCCGACGGTCTGGCTGGGCACCCGCAACAGCGGGGTGACCAACCGGCAGGTGGGTCCGGGCTGCACCATCAACAACCTGATCGCCAGCGAACGGATCTGGCGTAACCACAACGAGTTCATGCAGCACGTCCGGGCGGTGGTGAAGAACCTGCGCGAACAGGGCGTGATCAGCCAGGCCGAACGGGTCACCCTGATCGACACGGCCAAGCTGTCCGCGGTCGGCAAGTCGGACGCCCACACCGGCTACCAGTCGATCCTCAACCGGTCGGGCGCGTCGTTCGATCAATGGGAACAGGTCGGTGCGGGCGGGTTCACCCGCAACGCCGACGGCTCGGTCACCAGCCGGCCGGTCGCCGGACTCGGCCTGCTCTGGTTCCCGATCCGCAGCTACGGCGACTTCTCGATGAAGCTGCAGTGGCGCGACGACGCACCGGGTGACGCCCGGGCCAACAGCGGCGTCTTCGTCCGGTTCCCCGCCGTGCACCAGCACCCGCAGGAACCCCGGCCGGAATGGGTGGCCATCAAGTACGGCCACGAGGTGCAGATCTTCGACAGCCCGGACGGCGACCGCTACAAGACCGGTTCGGTGTACGGGTTCGACGGCGTCGACGTCGACGCCGCCGGGGTCACCCCGAAGGGCACCTGGAACGACTACGAGATCCGGGTGGTCGGCCAGCACTACTCGATCTTCCGCAACGGGGAGCTGGTCAACGAGTTCGTCAACACCCCTGACCTGGTGTTCGACCCGCCCCGGGCCGACGACCCGGGCGGCGCCGGCCGGCAGCGTACCGAAGGCTACCTCGGCCTGCAGGTGCACGGCGCGGACGACATCGTCAGCTTCCGCAACGTCCGGATCGCCCCGCTGACGCCGTGA
- a CDS encoding multicopper oxidase domain-containing protein encodes MNETTHLSTDPIDEPARPGGRRGNGVGRALVVLAVLAVTFASAGTAYAVNQRATDPVAAAAPADGVVPEGCVAPDRELQLYAVELPRDPVTNQIRLGYGLTPETASYPGPTMEMIEGECLAITLHNQVTAETLGQLRTDPEHPLGVSLHAHGVKYTQDSDGTVHSGSYVGPGESRTYTWYAKPRSSRTGSPGTAGYWWYHDHVVGGPHGTQGIGSGLFGGLVVRRQGDPRPDRTYVTVFGDRQSINLRRGAATDDCDLDNPVPGPACFVAKVGERVEFIVVGTGDDMHTWHVHGHSWADTRTGVVAGDNKAIVDSIPVIDNKTLGPGDSFGVTIIAGDSVGPGHWMLHCHMQFHSDLGMATTLHVLDENGQMPPGGHQHRAVLAQSGVDVGGEPATDIQAGAGHDGHQN; translated from the coding sequence TTGAACGAGACGACACATCTGAGCACCGACCCGATCGACGAACCAGCCAGACCGGGTGGCCGGCGTGGCAACGGCGTGGGCCGGGCCCTGGTGGTCCTGGCGGTCCTGGCGGTCACCTTCGCCAGCGCCGGCACCGCGTACGCCGTCAACCAGCGCGCCACCGACCCGGTGGCCGCAGCCGCGCCGGCCGACGGCGTGGTGCCCGAGGGCTGCGTGGCACCGGACCGGGAGCTGCAGCTGTACGCCGTGGAGCTGCCCCGCGACCCGGTGACCAACCAGATCCGGCTGGGCTACGGCCTGACCCCGGAGACCGCCTCCTACCCGGGCCCGACGATGGAGATGATTGAAGGCGAGTGCCTGGCGATCACCCTGCACAACCAGGTGACCGCCGAGACGCTGGGGCAGCTGCGGACCGATCCGGAGCACCCGCTCGGCGTCTCGTTGCACGCGCACGGGGTGAAGTACACCCAGGACTCCGACGGAACCGTACACAGTGGCTCCTATGTCGGGCCGGGTGAGTCCCGGACCTACACCTGGTACGCGAAGCCGCGCAGCTCCCGGACCGGATCGCCGGGCACCGCCGGCTACTGGTGGTACCACGACCACGTGGTCGGTGGCCCGCACGGCACCCAGGGCATCGGCTCGGGCCTGTTCGGTGGCCTGGTGGTACGCCGGCAGGGCGACCCCCGGCCGGACCGGACCTACGTCACGGTCTTCGGCGACCGCCAGTCGATCAACCTGCGTCGCGGGGCCGCGACCGACGACTGCGACCTGGACAACCCGGTGCCCGGCCCGGCCTGCTTCGTCGCCAAGGTCGGCGAGCGGGTCGAGTTCATCGTGGTCGGCACCGGCGACGACATGCACACCTGGCACGTGCACGGCCACTCCTGGGCGGACACCCGCACCGGCGTGGTGGCTGGCGACAACAAGGCGATCGTCGACTCCATCCCGGTGATCGACAACAAGACCCTCGGTCCCGGCGATTCGTTCGGCGTGACCATCATCGCCGGCGACTCGGTCGGACCCGGCCACTGGATGCTGCACTGCCACATGCAGTTCCACTCCGACCTGGGCATGGCCACCACCCTGCACGTCCTCGACGAGAACGGACAGATGCCGCCCGGCGGTCACCAGCACCGTGCGGTGCTCGCCCAGTCGGGTGTCGACGTCGGCGGCGAGCCGGCCACCGACATCCAGGCCGGTGCCGGACACGACGGCCACCAGAACTGA
- a CDS encoding ThuA domain-containing protein yields the protein MADRRHFRFPRLRHRSAAAAAAVTLLAGLLTAPVSPAQADPTPPTWGNRVVNVLVFHGPEAEQSDPVRRATNVIRRLGNEHGFYVHSSDDPSVFNPDNLARYRSVVFLSTAGVTLDDAQEAAFQAYVKGGGGFVGVHDAAYAQPGSEWFTGLLGTRPAPTLPPAETVVEASASGNNPPNETASHAFDRATGTKWLTRSPTGWLAGELAEPTVVNRYALTSANDFAGRDPRDWTLQGSNDGENWTDLDRRTGQSFPQRFLTRQFAFDNTEAYRHYRLDITANSGEPLTQLAELWLIGADAGAAPETQVQQAKVDVTDRNHPATRDLPVHWTRDDQWISWDPSPVGRVHVVAQVDETSYDAGLSGNGPFHPVAWCHDYDGGRSFYTGMGRTEASWAKDLRFRDHILGAIRWTAGTVRGDCQATIAANYRVERLTGANQQGEMDQIGEPHGLTIAPDGTVFYIGRAACASGAIPDWSNPDIGKGCGTIHQWDPQTREVKLLTTLEVMGNRGSGSELVKSEEGLLGMTLDPAFADNGWFYVYWMPHESIDRENRIGQRTVSRFTYDHDTASIDQATREDLLSWDTQIHSCCHAGGGMTFDDAGNLYVSTGDANSSGGSSGYSGNNWTQEYAGTSFQDARRTAGNTNNLNGKILRITPEPDGTYSIPDGNLFTGDEEGGGKTRPEIYVMGVRNPSRIAWDPVNDWLTAAWVGPDATNPDPELGPAKYEHATIITSAGNQGWPYCMGNRQPYRDRSNTDASVLTGWYDCDNPRNTSPRNTGLVDLPPVRDNMIWYSPQGGGPVFPTRTDGSGLPTYEPGEETFTRPYLRGGGQAVMNGPTYHRSQVDTDSGVAWPAYWDGKWFIGDQSNSGNRVAVTVDPAVVPDQGAPTYAEDLRAIIPGGGGGSQLQSWMDAKFGPDGALYLLDYGGGFFTLHGNQKLIRIVYDGGAPTPGPEYASARVPDPSDPRTVTFSSHRVGGVAWEWTFGEGNRVSHLPHPTHTYRKHGRFEATVKVTYADGEVAEHTVVVDTGCDAPDARETVWLLDTDTGVPNHDAGAGCTVNDLIDDERQWPNQGSFTSHLDEVLAQLTDAEVLDEQEAATLRTAGADSPVGRTAGYRTLFDGTSHSLSGWRQAPGGTFKLLPDGSISSSGGLGMLWYGEEEFADYSLRLRFKDVSPGDTRANSGVFVRFPDPRVPVDERPEGSCGTVGSARSSQAWVAIFCGHEIQLYDGASGEPQKTGSIYNFQPNDLDQALPAPKGEWNDYEIRVVGQHYTIIRNGVTISEFDNVPGKQSSRAGDPPTDLRQFVSGFIGLQNHGNSDVMEFRDVRLRTL from the coding sequence ATGGCCGACAGACGCCATTTCAGATTCCCCCGACTGCGCCACCGATCAGCCGCCGCGGCCGCGGCCGTCACCCTGCTGGCCGGTCTGCTGACCGCGCCGGTCTCCCCCGCCCAGGCCGACCCCACGCCACCCACCTGGGGCAACCGGGTTGTCAACGTGCTGGTCTTCCACGGGCCCGAGGCCGAACAGAGCGACCCGGTCCGCCGGGCCACCAACGTCATCCGACGGCTCGGCAACGAGCACGGCTTCTACGTGCACTCGTCCGACGATCCGAGCGTGTTCAACCCCGACAACCTGGCCCGCTACCGCAGCGTGGTCTTCCTCTCCACCGCCGGTGTCACCCTCGACGACGCGCAGGAGGCGGCGTTCCAGGCGTACGTCAAGGGCGGCGGCGGCTTCGTCGGCGTGCACGACGCGGCGTACGCCCAACCCGGATCGGAATGGTTCACCGGCCTGCTCGGCACCCGGCCGGCACCGACCCTGCCACCGGCGGAGACGGTGGTCGAGGCGAGCGCCAGCGGCAACAACCCGCCGAACGAGACCGCCAGCCACGCGTTCGACCGCGCCACCGGCACCAAGTGGCTGACCCGCTCCCCGACCGGCTGGTTGGCCGGCGAGCTGGCCGAGCCGACCGTGGTCAACCGGTACGCGCTGACCTCGGCCAACGACTTCGCCGGCCGGGATCCCCGGGACTGGACGCTGCAGGGCTCCAACGACGGCGAGAACTGGACCGACCTGGACCGCCGGACCGGGCAGAGCTTCCCGCAGCGGTTCCTCACCCGGCAGTTCGCGTTCGACAACACCGAGGCGTACCGGCACTACCGGCTGGACATCACGGCGAACAGCGGCGAGCCGCTGACCCAGCTCGCCGAACTCTGGCTGATCGGCGCCGACGCCGGTGCGGCCCCGGAGACCCAGGTCCAGCAGGCGAAGGTCGACGTCACCGACCGGAACCACCCGGCGACCCGCGACCTGCCGGTGCACTGGACCCGCGACGACCAGTGGATCAGCTGGGATCCGAGCCCGGTGGGCCGGGTGCACGTCGTGGCCCAGGTCGACGAGACCAGCTACGACGCGGGGCTCAGCGGCAACGGTCCGTTCCACCCGGTCGCCTGGTGCCACGACTACGACGGTGGCCGGTCGTTCTACACCGGGATGGGCCGCACCGAGGCGAGCTGGGCCAAGGACCTGCGGTTCCGCGACCACATCCTCGGCGCGATCCGGTGGACCGCCGGCACGGTACGCGGTGACTGCCAGGCGACGATCGCCGCCAACTACCGGGTCGAGCGGCTCACCGGCGCCAACCAGCAGGGCGAGATGGACCAGATCGGTGAACCGCACGGCCTGACCATCGCGCCGGACGGCACGGTCTTCTACATCGGCCGCGCCGCCTGCGCCTCCGGGGCGATCCCCGACTGGTCCAACCCGGACATCGGCAAGGGCTGCGGCACCATCCACCAGTGGGATCCGCAGACCCGGGAGGTGAAGCTGCTCACCACGCTGGAGGTGATGGGCAACCGGGGCAGCGGCAGCGAGCTGGTCAAGAGCGAGGAGGGTCTGCTGGGCATGACCCTGGACCCGGCGTTCGCCGACAACGGCTGGTTCTACGTCTACTGGATGCCGCACGAGTCGATCGACCGGGAGAACCGGATCGGCCAGCGGACCGTGTCCCGGTTCACCTACGACCACGACACCGCCAGCATCGACCAGGCCACCCGTGAAGACCTGCTCAGCTGGGACACCCAGATCCACAGCTGCTGCCACGCCGGCGGCGGGATGACCTTCGACGACGCGGGCAACCTGTACGTCAGCACCGGTGACGCCAACTCGTCCGGTGGCTCCAGCGGCTACTCCGGCAACAACTGGACCCAGGAGTACGCCGGCACGTCGTTCCAGGACGCCCGGCGTACCGCCGGCAACACCAACAACCTCAACGGCAAGATCCTGCGGATCACGCCGGAGCCGGACGGCACGTACAGCATCCCGGACGGCAACCTGTTCACCGGTGACGAGGAAGGGGGCGGCAAGACCCGCCCGGAGATCTACGTGATGGGGGTACGCAACCCGTCGCGGATCGCCTGGGACCCGGTCAACGACTGGCTGACCGCCGCCTGGGTCGGCCCGGACGCCACCAACCCGGACCCGGAGCTGGGTCCGGCGAAGTACGAACACGCCACGATCATCACCTCCGCCGGCAACCAGGGCTGGCCGTACTGCATGGGTAACCGGCAGCCGTACCGGGACCGCAGCAACACCGACGCGTCGGTGCTGACCGGCTGGTACGACTGCGACAACCCGCGGAACACCTCGCCGCGCAACACCGGTCTGGTGGACCTGCCGCCGGTGCGCGACAACATGATCTGGTACTCGCCGCAGGGCGGCGGGCCGGTCTTCCCGACCCGCACCGACGGCAGCGGGCTGCCGACCTACGAGCCGGGCGAGGAGACCTTCACCCGGCCGTACCTGCGCGGCGGCGGCCAGGCCGTGATGAACGGCCCGACCTACCACCGCTCGCAGGTCGACACCGACAGCGGCGTGGCGTGGCCAGCGTACTGGGACGGCAAGTGGTTCATCGGCGACCAGTCCAACTCCGGCAACCGGGTGGCGGTCACCGTCGACCCGGCGGTGGTGCCCGACCAGGGTGCCCCCACCTACGCGGAGGACCTGCGGGCGATCATCCCCGGTGGTGGCGGCGGCTCCCAGCTGCAGTCCTGGATGGATGCCAAGTTCGGCCCGGACGGCGCGCTCTACCTGCTGGACTACGGCGGCGGCTTCTTCACCCTGCACGGCAACCAGAAGCTGATCCGGATCGTCTATGACGGCGGCGCGCCGACCCCGGGACCGGAGTACGCCTCGGCCCGGGTCCCGGACCCGAGCGACCCGCGTACGGTCACCTTCTCCAGCCACCGGGTGGGCGGGGTGGCCTGGGAGTGGACCTTCGGGGAGGGCAACCGGGTGTCGCACCTGCCGCACCCGACCCACACCTACCGCAAGCACGGGCGGTTCGAGGCGACGGTGAAGGTGACCTACGCCGACGGCGAGGTGGCCGAGCACACCGTCGTGGTCGACACCGGCTGCGACGCACCGGACGCCCGGGAGACGGTCTGGCTGCTGGACACCGACACCGGCGTACCGAATCACGACGCCGGTGCCGGGTGCACGGTCAACGATCTGATCGACGACGAGCGGCAGTGGCCGAACCAGGGCTCCTTCACCAGCCACCTCGACGAGGTGCTGGCGCAGCTCACCGACGCCGAGGTGCTCGACGAGCAGGAGGCGGCGACGTTGCGTACCGCCGGTGCCGACTCCCCCGTCGGCCGGACGGCCGGCTACCGGACGTTGTTCGACGGCACCAGTCATTCGCTGTCCGGCTGGCGGCAGGCCCCCGGCGGCACGTTCAAACTGCTACCGGACGGGTCGATCAGCAGCTCCGGCGGGCTGGGCATGCTCTGGTACGGCGAGGAGGAGTTCGCCGACTATTCGCTGCGGCTGCGGTTCAAGGACGTCTCGCCGGGTGACACCCGGGCCAACAGCGGGGTGTTCGTCCGGTTCCCGGATCCCCGGGTGCCCGTGGACGAGCGTCCGGAGGGCAGCTGCGGCACGGTCGGCTCCGCCCGCAGTTCCCAGGCCTGGGTGGCGATCTTCTGCGGCCACGAGATCCAGCTCTACGACGGGGCAAGCGGGGAGCCGCAGAAGACCGGGTCGATCTACAACTTCCAGCCCAACGACCTGGACCAGGCGCTGCCCGCGCCGAAGGGCGAGTGGAACGACTACGAGATCCGGGTGGTCGGGCAGCACTACACGATCATCCGGAACGGGGTGACGATCAGCGAGTTCGACAACGTGCCGGGCAAGCAGTCGTCCCGGGCCGGTGACCCGCCGACCGATCTGCGCCAGTTCGTCAGCGGATTCATCGGTCTGCAGAACCACGGTAACAGCGACGTGATGGAGTTCCGCGACGTACGACTGCGGACGCTCTGA
- a CDS encoding lipid II flippase MurJ, with protein MASTFLRLVLGGIAGKLLGIVREVLLAALFGAGRAVGANRVAQTATMVPVNFFTADALSAGFLPIYVRYRQDSPALALALYRAVRTILGGLSMLLVVALLLLRELWIALLGPGLDAAAATLAVAMLTIAAFSVPFYVQYALYTLVALACDDVSLVNLRACVQSVGLIGATLLAYLTGDVVLLAWGFTVPYVVLFLWGAFWVRHKGYLRADGGDGSLPPTSRAQYEVALTMFWRRLRPLLLLPVLLQGSIAVERAVGSLLGIEVVAATEYSRFVVDSLMALIAAPLGLASLAAFARMRGDEVVAGLERLIAPVLLVTIPLSVALTVNARGITSLLYARGAFDDRAVDVTSVMLLGFSLGIWAHVLGYTFVKVLNARGRNRRVAVVNGLAFGAAAVVNLVMWRYWGPVTIGVAATVASLVMLVGSALSLQLLRQLVRLLSLLAPAVAVAAVVGRALAGDGLLRTAASCAAIGLVWSGYTVLVPSLRRVVVTELWAKVGGRTT; from the coding sequence GTGGCTAGCACCTTTCTCCGTCTCGTACTTGGTGGGATAGCGGGGAAGCTCCTCGGCATCGTCCGCGAGGTGCTGCTGGCGGCGCTGTTCGGCGCCGGCCGGGCGGTGGGGGCGAACCGGGTCGCGCAGACCGCGACCATGGTGCCGGTCAACTTCTTCACCGCCGACGCGCTGTCCGCTGGATTCCTGCCGATCTACGTGCGCTACCGGCAGGACAGCCCGGCGCTGGCGTTGGCGCTCTACCGTGCGGTCCGGACGATCCTGGGTGGACTTTCGATGCTGCTGGTCGTCGCCTTGCTGCTGCTGCGAGAGCTGTGGATCGCACTGCTCGGGCCGGGACTCGACGCCGCCGCCGCCACGCTTGCCGTTGCGATGCTGACCATCGCGGCGTTCTCGGTGCCGTTCTACGTGCAGTATGCGCTGTACACGCTGGTTGCCCTGGCCTGCGACGACGTCAGCCTGGTCAACCTGCGCGCCTGCGTGCAGAGCGTCGGCCTGATCGGCGCGACGCTGCTCGCCTATCTCACCGGCGACGTGGTCCTGCTCGCCTGGGGTTTCACCGTGCCGTACGTGGTGCTCTTCCTCTGGGGGGCGTTCTGGGTCCGGCACAAGGGGTATCTGCGTGCCGACGGCGGTGACGGGTCGCTGCCGCCGACGTCGCGGGCGCAGTACGAGGTGGCGTTGACCATGTTCTGGCGTCGGCTCCGCCCGTTGCTGCTGCTTCCGGTGCTGCTGCAGGGGTCGATCGCCGTCGAGCGGGCGGTGGGTTCGCTGCTCGGCATCGAGGTGGTCGCCGCCACCGAGTACTCCCGGTTCGTCGTTGACTCGCTGATGGCGCTGATCGCCGCCCCGCTCGGCCTGGCCAGCCTCGCCGCCTTCGCCAGGATGCGCGGCGACGAGGTCGTCGCGGGGCTGGAGCGGCTGATCGCCCCGGTGCTGCTGGTGACGATCCCGCTGTCCGTGGCGTTGACGGTGAACGCCCGCGGCATCACCTCGCTGCTCTATGCCCGCGGTGCGTTCGACGACCGGGCGGTGGACGTGACGTCGGTCATGCTGCTCGGCTTCTCCCTCGGCATCTGGGCGCACGTGCTCGGATACACCTTCGTGAAGGTGCTCAACGCCCGGGGCCGAAACCGGCGGGTGGCGGTGGTCAACGGGCTGGCGTTCGGCGCCGCCGCCGTGGTCAACCTGGTCATGTGGCGCTACTGGGGTCCGGTCACCATCGGTGTCGCCGCGACGGTCGCCAGCCTCGTGATGCTGGTCGGCTCGGCGTTGTCGCTGCAGCTGCTCCGCCAACTGGTCCGGCTGCTGTCGCTGCTGGCCCCGGCGGTGGCGGTGGCGGCCGTTGTCGGTCGGGCACTGGCCGGTGACGGACTGCTCCGCACAGCCGCCTCGTGCGCCGCGATCGGCCTGGTCTGGTCGGGCTACACGGTGCTGGTGCCGTCGTTGCGGCGGGTCGTCGTCACCGAACTCTGGGCGAAGGTCGGCGGCCGGACGACCTGA